The segment AATATCGCCATAATCGGTGCAACCTGTTCCGTTTAAATGTGTGTGCGAAAAGCCATAAATTATAGTGTCATCATAGTGATAACCCGAACAGCCATCCCAACTTCCGTCAATTCGAGTATCTGGCGAAAGCTGTACCATTCCAAACGGAACTGTTGCTCCGGGATAGGTGTGTCCGTGACCACCGGTTCCAATCATCGGATTGACATATTGGTGATAGTTTTGACCGAAAATGGAAAATGAGAAAAATAAAAGTAGGCCTGAAAGTTGTAGTTTACTCACGTGTGAATATTTTTTTTTGTGTTCGTGAATCTGCGATTTCATCATGTTATTTGTTGCATCTCAAAGATAAAAAAAACGCACCCAAATTGGATGCGCTTTTGTATAATTTAGGCAAGAATAAAAATTATTTCAAACTTGCTGCTAAGTACTCCCTGTTCATACGAGCAATGTTTTCCAATGAAATTCCTTTTGGACATTCCACTTCGCAGGCACCGGTATTAGTACAGTTCCCGAATCCTTCTTCATCCATTTGACGCACCATGTTTAATACACGCGCTGTCGCTTCCACTTTTCCTTGTGGTAACAACGCATATTGCGAAACTTTGGCTCCAACGAATAACATAGCCGAACCGTTTTTACAAGTCGCCACACAAGCGCCACAACCGATACAGGCAGCCGCTTCAAATGCTCTGTCGGCATCGTGTTTTGGAACCGGAGTTGCATTCGCATCAATTGTTCTTCCTGAAGTATTTACTGAAACGAAACCACCAGCTTGTTGAATTCTGTCGAAAGAACTACGATCAACAACTAAATCCTTAACGACTGGAAATGCTTTGCTTCTGAATGGTTCGATGAAAATGGTATCACCATCCTTGAATTTACGCATGTGCAATTGACAGGTTGTTGTTCCGGTTTCCGGACCGTGTGCTCTACCGTTTATGTATAACGAACACATCCCACAAATTCCTTCCCGACAATCGTGGTCGAAAGCAACAGGCGATTTTTTATCGTTGATTAGTTGCTCGTTTAATTGGTCTAACATTTCCAAAAACGAACTTGCTGTAGAAACATTATCTAATTTATAAGTTTCCATGCTACCTTTAGCCTGAGCGTTTTTTTGACGCCAAATTTTAAGGTTTATATTGATGTTTTTTGCTGAAGACATAATCTGTTATTTATAATTTCTAGCTGCAATTTTGATAAACTCGTATTTCAATTCTTCCTTGTTCAGGATTTCTTTGCTGATGTCGTAACCCATATATTCCCAAGCTCCAACGAATGAGAAGTTTTCGTCGTCACGAAGCGTTTCTCCTTCTGAATCCTGATACTCTTCGCGGAAGTGACCACCACAAGATTCTTTACGTTGCAATGCATCCATCGCCATTAACTGACCTAAATCGATGAAGTCAGCCACACGTAATGCTTTTTCCAACTCAGGATTTAATTCGTCCGAACTTCCTGGAACGTAAACATCTTTGTAGAATTCTTCTTTTAAAGCAGCGATTTCAGAAATAGCTTCGGTTAAGCCTTTTTCATTTCTTCCCATTCCAACTTTATTCCACATAATCAAACCAAGTCTTTTATGGAAATGGTCAACCGATTTAGAACCGTTGTTGTTTAGGAATTTATCGATAGCATCTTTTACACTTTTTTCTGCTTCTGCAAATTCAGGCAAATCAGTCGAGATTTTTCCGGTTCTGATTTCGTCTGCCAAATAATTGGAAACCGTGTATGGCAATACAAAATAACCATCTGCCAAACCTTGCATCAAGGCTGAAGCTCCCAATCTGTTCGCTCCGTGATCCGAGAAATTAGCTTCTCCGGCAACGAAACAACCAGGAATTGTTGACTGTAAATTATAATCAACCCAAACGCCGCCCATAGTGTAATGAACCGCAGGATAAATCTTCATCGGTGTTTCGTATGGATTTTCGTCAGTGATTTTTTCATACATCGCGAAAAGGTTACCATATTTTTCTTCCAACCATTGTTTCCCTAAAGAAGTGATTTCATCCGGAGTTGGATTGTGATTTCCTTTAGCGTAAGCGGCTTGTTTTCCTTTGCTTTGAATCTCAGTAGAGAAATCTAAATAAACTCCTTCATTGGTATCATTGGCCTCAATTCCGAAACCTTCGTCGCAACGCTCTTTGGCAGCTCTTGAAGCTACGTCACGTGGCACTAAGTTTCCAAAAGCAGGATATCTTCTTTCTAAGAAATAATCTCTATCGTCTTCGTTTAATTGGGTTGGTTTTAACTTTCCGGCGCGAATAGCTTCTGCATCTTCTTTTCTTTTTGGCACCCAAATTCTACCAGAGTTACGCAATGATTCCGACATCAATGTCAATTTCGATTGGTTAACTCCGTGAACCGGAATACACGTTGGGTGAATCTGAACAAAACAAGGATTTGCGAACAAGGCCCCTTTTTTGTGGATTTTCCAACCCGCTGTAACGTTACTTCCCATGGCGTTTGTAGAAAGGAAATACACATTTCCGTATCCGCCAGTCGCAATAACAACAGCATGCGCCGAATGTCTTTCTAATTCTCCTGTAACCAAATTACGAGCAATGATTCCACGAGCTTTTCCGTCAACTTTTACTAAATCTAACATCTCGTGACGGTTGAACATCTTAACACGGCCTAAACCTATTTGTCTTGATAAAGCAGAATATGCTCCAAGTAACAATTGTTGTCCTGTTTGTCCGGCAGCGTAAAAGGTACGTTGCAATTGTGTTCCGCCAAACGAACGGTTATCTAACATTCCGCCATAATCACGGGCAAAAGGAACACCTTGCGCCACACATTGGTCGATGATGTTAGCCGACACTTCAGCCAAACGGTGAACGTTTGCTTCACGTGCTCTATAATCGCCACCTTTTATTGTGTCGTAAAATAATCTGTAGGTACTGTCACCATCATTTTGGTAATTTTTGGCAGCATTAATTCCACCTTGTGCCGCAATTGAGTGCGCTCTTCTTGGTGAATCCTGGAAACAAAATGCTTTAACATTGTATCCCATTTCTCCTAAAGATGCTGCAGCAGAAGCTCCAGCCAAACCGGTTCCAACAACGATAACATCAATTTTTGGTCGGTTGTTAGGCGCAACTAATTTTAAATGATCTTTATAATCTGTCCATTTGTCCGAAATTGGACCTTCAGGTATTTTTGAATCTAGTTTCATCTGTTTTTTATATTGTTTTTTATAGGTCAGATGGAACGCTTAACAGCGTTTCATTTAAAACTGAAATTAATGATTAAAATGATGGAACAATGCAATGAATACGAATCCGAATGGGACAATTATTGCAAATGCATATCCTAGTTTGTGAAGTGCTCTTGAGAATTTATTATTGAATCCAACTGATTGCATCGATGAATTGAAACCATGCCATAAGTGTAAAAACAATAACACAAAAGCCAGGCAATACAAACCTGTTCTTATCGGACTTTCAAATTTGTGAACCAATTCACCATAATATCTTGTTGGATCTTGTGGAAGTGCTTCAACATATTTGTAATTCATTTCAGGAAACCAAAAATCGTAGAAGTGTAATCCCAAAAATGCTAATACAACCAATCCTGAAATAATCATATTTCTTGATGCCCAGGAAGAGTTTGCCGCACCATTATTTTTAGCATAACCAATTGGTCTTGCCGCTCTGTTTTGAAGTTCCAAAACAAAACCCATTACAAAGTGGAATACAACACCAAAAGCTAAAATTGGCTGCATTACGTATTGAATTAATGGATTATATCCCATAAAATGAGAACATTCATTGAATACTTCTTCGCTGAAAACTGATGTTAAATTAATCGAAAAATGAAGTGCTAAAAATGAAATTAAGAAAAGCCCGGAAAGTGCCATAGCAACTTTTTTTGCAATGGACGAGCCCAAAACGGAAGATTTTGCCATAAGATTGTGTAATTTATTTAAAAAAATCACACAAAAATACAGCTATTTGCTAATAACTACAACCTTTTCGTTGTAATTTATAATCAATTTAAAGTGAGATTATCAGTTGTTGATTATTTGTAGGCAATCGATTGCATTAAGTAAGACTATCTACTTCACATAAGTCGGAATTAAACCACGTAATCCCATATCGACAACCTCCTCACCGGCAGCAGGTTCATACTTCCCATCAGCATTTACTTCGTGCCATTCAAAACTATTGTTGCTAGACAATGATAAAGTAATCACCACATCATTAGTTTCTGTTCCATCAATTACTAAATTACTGGCAAATCTTCCTGTCACTACGCAGGTATTTAAGTTTCGCGGGATTGGAGAAGTTGCTTCGATAGGGTTTGGAACAGTAGTCGCTCCTGGAAGTGCTTGTCCCGAAGTGGAATAAGGATGATCATTCAAGGCAAAAGCCCAATATCCTTGTGCTCTGTTTGCGTTTACAGGAAAAGTAGTATTCTCGATATCAAAAGAAGTTATATAAGTATTAAAACCAACAAAACTGGCTAAAGTTCCGTCGTAATCATTCCCGTTAGCGGCACGAACACTGATTTGGTAATTCTGATACGATAACGATACGCGCATCCATTCATAACTTCCAGCTGCAACCTGACTTAAAGGTATTCTCAGAAAAGTTTCTCCTTCCGAAACTATTTTTGATTTACTAAAATCTATGGCATTGCTTCCTCCAAGTGTCGTTTCCGGAGCGTGATATAAAATAGTTCCATTTCCAAGTTGGGTGTTGGCGTTTGGCGCTAATTCTACATAATGTGACGAAATCAAATTAAAAATAGGTGATTGCGCAGCATTTCCGGCGGCAACTGTTGAAGGTTGACCTAAATTATTCAACCTCGCTTGAGTTGGATCAAATTTGAATTTGATAATCAACATCGGTTCCTCTACTAGGTCATCTGCATCTTTCGAGCAGGAAACAAAAGGAATTGCCGCGGCTACTAATAAAAGGATTACATATATCTTTTTCATTTTTTGATTTTATTGGAGTTAGTGCGTTTTTGTAACGTCTTCATCTATAACGAGAATATAGTCTGCTTTATTGTATTCTTCCTTCATTATTTTTTCTAAATCGTTTTGCTCTACTGTCGCAATGGTTATTATTTCTATGCCGGAAACATATTTTTTTAGGTACCAACCAATGCCTTCAAAGTTGTCAGAATGATAGGTTCCATTGTAGTGAATGAATACGGTATCTGCTTTTAAATTCTTTTGAATAAAATAAGCCATCGTTGCATCTTTTATTGCCTGAGCTTTTGGCATATTAGGGCTGGCGTGATCTCCCATCATTTTCATCATATTGACATAGCCTGGTAAATTGGCGTCAAAAGCGATAGGCAGCGGAGCAATCCACATTTTTTCTTCAGGAGTCAGATTCTCTAACCCTTCAAATCCTTTTTTAGAAACGATTGAAGCATATCTTCTTGGAATATTTGTAGCTATAAAAGACAATTTATTTTCCCTGGCAAAATCAACTAAAGGCTTGTAATCCGTTTTGTAATTAGGCCAAAGTCGCGCTGCTGAATCCAATTGCTTTTGATTAATCTCTTCTTTTAAATATTGGTCAAGCTGTTTTTGATTGTCGGCTTCAAGCATTTCGGCACCTAAAATTACTTTCTTTTTCTGTGACAAATCTTTGGTTAATTCCAATTCCAACCAATGCGCAATTGCGTTGTTGTGGTATTCTCCAAATAAAACAACTTGTGTATTCCCGGCAGCTTTCAATAATTTGGCATAAGAAACCTTCTTGCCTTTTTTGTCAAACAACTGATAGGCTTTCTTTTCCTGAGCCAAACCAACTAATGAAATTAATAAAACAATAACAACAAAAAATAATCGTTTCATAGCAGTCTGTTTTAATCCATTGTTTTAACTTTGGGACATACAATATTAATCATTTCATCATGAAATATCATCAAATAGACCGCAATTTGTTCATTAAAAACAGAGCAAAATTCACGTCACAAATGAAACCTAACAGCGTTGCTGTTTTTAATTCCAACGATATTTATCCGGTTTCTGCCGATAGCTCGCTGCCATTTGAACAACACCGCGATATTTTTTATTTATCCGGAGTTGATCAGGAAGAAAGCATACTGTTGCTTTTCCCGGATGCGCCTTATGAGCATTTGAAACAAATATTATTTCTAAAAGAAACCAACGAGCATATTGCGATTTGGGAAGGCGAAAAACTTACGAAAGACAGAGCTTTTGAAGTCTCCGGAATTAAATCGGTGATTTGGTTACAGGATTTTCACAAGACGTTGAAAGAAGTTATGGCTTACGCCGAAACGATGTATATCAACACCAACGAACATTATCGTGCCTCGATTGAAACCGAAACCCGTGAAGCGCGTTTTGTAAAATGGTGGAAAGAAAACTATCCTGCACATAAAGTGGAAAAGTCGAATCCTATTTTGCAACGCATTCGCTCTATCAAAGAAAGCGAAGAACTTGACTTGATTCAGGAAGCGTGCAATATTACTGAAAAAGGATATCGTCGTGTATTGCAGTTTGTAAAACCAAACGTAATGGAATATGAAATCGAAGCCGAGTTTGCTCACGAATTCCTGAGAAATCGTTCCAAAGGTTTTGCCTACACGCCAATCATTGCTTCGGGAAATAACGCTAATGTTTTGCACTATATTGAAAACAACCAACAATGTAAAGCCGGTGATTTGATACTGCTTGATGTTGGTGCCGAATACGCTAATTATTCCAGCGACATGACCCGAATGGTTCCGGTTTCAGGAAAATTTACCGACAGACAAAAACAGGTTTACAATGCGGTTTTACGTGTAAAAAACGAAGCAACCAAAATGCTGACCGTTGGTAATTTATGGAAACAATATCATGTAGAAGTTGGTAAAGTAATGACTTCCGAATTACTTGGTTTGGGACTGATTGACAAAGCCGATGTGCAAAACGAAAACCCGGATTGGCCGGCATATAAAAAATATTTCATGCACGGAACGTCCCATCATATGGGATTAGACACGCACGATTACGGTCTTTTACACGAACCAATGAAAGCCAATATGGTTTTCACTGTGGAACCTGGAATTTATATTCCGGCGGAAGGTTTTGGAATCCGTATTGAAGATGATGTAGTGATTCAGGAAAAAGGAGAACCTTTTAACTTGATGAGAAACATTCCGATTGAAGCGGATGAGATTGAATCGATAATGAATTCTTAGTAAGAGAAAAGAAGAAAGAGAAAAGAAAAAAGACGGCTCACGGAAGTGGGTCGTTTTTATTTAAGTTGGAATGGTTTCCACCAAAACCACATTTCCTGCTTTGTCATAGTAAGTGCAGGTCATTTTATCCATAACAACAATCCATTTTTCCACACCTGATTTGGCACAATCCAGCAGAAAGGTTTTATAATCTGTTTTGCCTTGCTGATGTATTTTTAAATCGGATTTGAATTGTTCAATCTTGGTTTCATCTGCTATGGAAAGTGTTTCTGAAAAACCTTCAGATGAAACTTTAAAATTATCTTTCCCATAATAATTGGTGTGGTTGTCAAAAACAAAAGTTTCAAAAGACGTTACGCCAAGCGCAATAATATCTTGCATGTATTTTGGGAAATCGGCTCCGCTTTTTACTTTGGAATGTGCTTCTTTGATTTGTTGGATGGTGAACATAATTATTTATAATTTAAAATTCAAAAGTACTTTTTTAATTTCTAAAATCTATTTTTGCATCTATGAAAACCATCATCTATAAAAACACAAAAATCTCCTTTACCGAACAAGGCAAAGGAACTGCTGTGGTTTTATTGCACGGTTTTCTCGAGAATAAAACCATGTGGAGTGCGTTCATTCCTGAACTCAGCAAGAAACACAGAATCATCACCATCGATTTATTAGGTCATGGCGAAACCGAATGTTTGGGTTATGTTCATTCTATGGAAGATCAAGCCGATATGGTTCATGCCATTTTGCAAGATTTGAAAATCAGAAAAGCGGTATTTGTCGGTCATTCTATGGGCGGTTATGTGGCGTTGGCTTTCGCCGAATTATATCCGGATTATATGAAAGGTTTGTTTCTTTTAAATTCTACTTCGCGAGCTGATAGTGATGAACGAAAAATCAATCGTGATAGAGCTATCAAAGCCGTGAAACAAAACTATACCAACTTTGTGCGCTTGTCTATTGCTAATTTGTTTAGTGAAGACAATCGTGAAAAATTAGAAACTGAAATTGAAAAAGTAAAATTAGAAGCTTTAAAAACGCCGTTACAAGGCATCGTTGCTGCGCTCGAAGGAATGAAAATCAGAAAAGATCGCGAAGTGTTATTACATTTTGCACCTTATCCTATTCAGCTGGTTTTAGGGAAAAAAGATGGCGTCTTAATCTATGATGAAAACGTTGACCAAATTGAAGAAACCAAAGTTGAAATCACCACTTTTCCTGACGGACATATGTCGCACATCGAAAACGAAAAAGAATTGAAAAAAGTATTGGTAGATTTTTTGAAGAAAGTTTAAACACAGATTTCACAAATTAACACAAATCCATTTGTGAAAATCTGTGAAATCTGTGTTCTAATTCGTTTTCTCCTCAAAAGGAATTTCCATATTCAGTATTTCCTGCAGTAGAATTACAATTTGTTCCAGATAGTTTTCCATGATTTCGCTTGAAATTATTTCTACAACATCTTTAGCTTCGCTCCGTTCGGCTATGCCTCGGGTGTCCTGCTTAAACTGAAATGGTAAAAATCCTGTTTTTAAATTTTTAAACGATACAATTCCGGCTTCCATTTCCTGGCCTTTTACCTGTTCTTCATACATAAAAGCATACGCCAAAACCTGAATTATTTTATCGTTTTTGATGTCTTCAGTTAAACCATTCCAATCTTTTAAAACAACATTGTTTTTATCAACTTTTCCCGTTTTGTAATCGATGATTCTAATCTTTCCGTTGCGAAGTTCGATTCGGTCCACATTTCCTTTTATCAGCACCGGAAAAGGCAAGCAGGCATCGGTTAAAACTCTTTCATACGTAGTTTCTAAAGATACTATCTGAATTTCATCACCCTTTTCAATAGCTTCTAATTCTGTTTTTAGAAAGTTCAGCACATTTCGCTTGGCAACTTCAAAAGCCAACAGGTTTCTGCCTTTTTTGATTTCACCTTCTTTGTATACTTTTTTAAATTGATTTAAAACTTCGTCGTCAATTTTAGAAATGCAACTTTTGATATCTTCACTAGTTAAAAGTCGTCCGATAGTTGGTTTATACAATTCTTCTAAAGTTCCGTGAATAATGGTTCCTAACGTATTAACCGCAATATTCTCTTCGACTTCATCCGTTTCTGAAATGCGTAAAATCCTTTGGAAATAAAACTGTATCGGATTGCGGATATAGGTTGTCAAAGATGAAGGTGAAAATCCTTTTTCTGCAATTTCGCGCAAGCGTGTCATAACGCTTTCTGTTTTTGGAACAACAATCGGTTGGTGCGCAATATTAGGCACATCCGGATTGTAATATTGAAATGTCAGGTTGTGATTGGGCTGCTTTTCGATTTCCAATTGCGTGATGAAACGACTCTTTTCGCCGGCATCAAAACCCTGGCTATCGGAATTATAAATCAAATAAACGTTTTTGGCACGTTGCAACAAATGATAGAAATGATAGGTGTAAATCGCATCTTTTTCTTTATAGGTTGGCAAACCATATTGCAATTTCACATCATACGGAATAAAAGAATTAGTGCTTTTACCAGCCGGAAATTTGCCTTCGTTTACTGAGGTAATGATTACGGTTTCAAAATCCAAAACGCGACTTTCTAAAACTCCCATAAGCTGTAAACCACTCAAAGGCTCACCTTCAAAAGAAACCTCAGCCACTTCAATGACTTGCTTGTAAATAGCTTGTAATGTCTTAAGGGCGTTTATGGATTGATGTTCCGAGAAATACGAAATCATTTTGTTGATGACTTTAAAAATCGAATACACAAAAGCATTCGTTATCTTTTCTTCTTCATTTTCATAACTCAGATTGGCTTTAATTTTCAGCAGAATTTGAGCAATATTTCCTAAAACAGTGACAGAATCAGCTTCCCATTTTTGAAACAATAAAGAAAACAACGCATTGTCTTTGGCATAAAGCTCTTCGAGTTTTTTATGGGTAATAAACGAATAGTTGTTTTTATTAATTATTGAAACCAAATCATTGGCCAAAACATAAGGTTCAATAAGCGGATGCGTTAATACATCAAGCACATCTTTGTAGTACATCACATAACTTGACGGATTTCTGGTCAAAGCGTTGGTGTGCAATTTGAACAATTTGGCTATCAGCAATTGCGCCGGATTGTTTTTGCTTGAAAAACCCATAGTAATATTCAACGCATCAACATTCGACGGCAGCGAATACAACATTGGCAACAATAAACTTTCTTCTCCGAGCACCAACGCCACATTCTGTAGATTTCCTTTCTCTGCTTCTTTTTCTATGATACTGCCTGCTATTTTAGCTTGCCCAATGGATTTTGAAGTAGCAATGACATGAATATTCTTTTCGGCTTTAAAATCGTTCGAAATCCATTCATAAGGATGTGTTTTATAATAAATCCATTCCGATTTAAACTTTCGTTGAAAATGTCCGGCGTCGTGAAATGAATCGTTAAGTAAGGTTTCATCAATATCCCAATAGATTTTGGCAACATCAAGCGCTAAAAGATGCTGAATAATCTTTTCTTCGGCTTGATTAAGGGCATTGAAACCTGCAAAAACAAATTGTTTTCCGTTATTGTTTTCAGAAAAGTGATTTAGGTTTTCAACGGCTTCGCGATAAATCAAGCCTTGATAGCCAATACCTTTATTTACTAAATGCTGATACAATGAATGATAATAGTCCGGCAGTTTTTTCCAAAAAAGCAGGTGCTTTTCTATCAAATCTGTTCTTTTATCTACATCAACTGCCCAGTGTTCAATTTCTTTTATGTCTTCAAGATATTTTAAAATCTTGTCCGGGTCTAAAAGATAGCGGTCGATTTCATTAAAATCCTGTAATAATGTTTTGGCCCAATTGGCGAAGTTTTCAAAGGAATCGGGATTGTCTTTTGTTAATGAAAGATACACTTCATAAAACTCAAACAGCAATTCAACGCTATCAATGGAACGAATGCCGGCAATATCCTGAATAAACTCTTCGATGCTTATTATCTCAGGCGCAAAAACATTGTTGGAAACTAACTTTTTAAATTCCTCAAGCAAAAAGACTTTGGCTCTTTTGTTGGGTAACACGATGATCAATTCCGATAAATTGTCGGAATTATTTTTTAGAATTTCTTGTACTAGTTGGTGAAGAAAAATTGGTTTTGACATTCTATAAAAATAAAAAAACGCCCCGAATATCGGGGCGTTTTCTTGAAATTATTTTGGAAGAAATTATTTTACTAATTTCACTTCAACTCTTCTGTTGTTAGCTTTACCAGCTTTAGTTTTGTTAGAATCAATTGGTTTAGATTCACCGAAACCAGCTGAAGCTAATCTTGAACTAGCAATACCGCTTTCAATTAAGTAATTTTTAACTGCTGCCGCTCTGTCTTCAGACAATTTTTGGTTAGCAGCATCAGTACCATCGCTATCTGTGTGACCTTCTATAGAGAAGTTAGAGTTTGGATACTCTTTCAAGATAGCTGTAATAGCTTGTAATACTGGGTAAGTTTGTTGTTTGAATGAAGCTTTACCACTATCGAATAAGATAGTTTTAGCATAGTCATTTAATCTTTTGATAGCTTCTTCAGTAACTTCTGGACAACCATTGTTAGCTACAGTTCCAGCTACGTCTGGACATTTATCATCTTTATCTAAAACTTTATCTCCGTCTCTGTCTGGCCAAGGACAACCACCGTTTTCTTTTGGACCTTTAACATCTGGACATTTGTCTGATTTATCAGTAACACCGTCACCGTCAGTATCAGGACAACCACCTAAAGATTTTAAACCAGCAACATCTGGACAAGCATCATCTTTATCAGCAATTCCGTCACCGTCAGTATCAGGACATCCGTTAAATTCAGCTGGACCAGCAACTTCAGGACAAGCATCAGCAGCATCAGTAATACCGTCAGCATCTGTATCAGGACATCCG is part of the Flavobacterium sangjuense genome and harbors:
- a CDS encoding OmpA family protein yields the protein MKHLNKLFVALVMLAGFSSQAQDSNNPWAISFGANAVDTRISAASKLEDQLSQFFNAKDNWNITNSVSYLSVSKYVGSNFSFGVTGSVNRITRYVLPRVGEGPYTVVNPGDKNYYAADAVINYSLMNLIKSKTIEPSIHIGGGYTWIGDELHAGTLNGGLGLTYWFTEMIGLSWRSTYKQSFEDVREDMPSHMQHFAGLTFKFGGKDTDGDGIYDKDDACPEVAGLKQFNGCPDTDADGITDAADACPEVAGPAEFNGCPDTDGDGIADKDDACPDVAGLKSLGGCPDTDGDGVTDKSDKCPDVKGPKENGGCPWPDRDGDKVLDKDDKCPDVAGTVANNGCPEVTEEAIKRLNDYAKTILFDSGKASFKQQTYPVLQAITAILKEYPNSNFSIEGHTDSDGTDAANQKLSEDRAAAVKNYLIESGIASSRLASAGFGESKPIDSNKTKAGKANNRRVEVKLVK